The DNA segment tctttttatttatctgttGAGTGtgtagaggctgaaaaaggggAAACCTTAAACCCTGTCAATGCTAAACTTAACTACTCAAGGATGGCAGATAAGAAGAGTTCAGTTGCTATTTTTGACTTTCAATTATTAGAGGCCGCAACAAACAGCTTTAGCAACAGCAATGTTATGGCAGAGAGTGGTTCTAGAATTGTTTACAGAGCTCATCTTGATGAGAATTTCCATGCAGCTGTTAAGAAAGCAGATAGTGATGCTGATAGGGAATTTGAGGTGATGGTCCTctattactattaaaaattagaaGATATCCATATCAATATTTAGTATCTAGGTTTGCTACATTCATTTGCCTTTGATGGTTACATCAAACTGCAGAATGAAGTGAGTTGGCTGAGCAAGATTCGGCATCAAAATATCATAAAACTCATGGGCTATTGTATTCATGGTGAATCAAGATTTCTTGTTTATGAATTGATGGAGAATGGATCATTGGAAACTCAATTGCATGGTACATTAATTTCATTTCTTTCATCTTGATTCAGaagaaatacataaaaattatctATACTTGGGATCTGAAGCATCTTATATTGTTTGTTTATATTAACAATAATTCTAGGGCCTAATCGTGGATCATCTTTAACTTGGTATCTCCGTTTAAGAATTGCAGTTGATGTTGCCAGGTGATTTCGTCATGCTTATTCTGTCAAAAATTGCTAATAAAGTATTTCTTGTCTTGTATATACTATAATGATTAATGACTGATGCATATTTGACTTTGTTAGAGCATTAGAATATCTTCACGAACACTCCAATCCCCCTGTGGTTCATAGAGATATAAAGTCTTCCAATGTTCTTCTCGATTCTAATTTTAATGCTAAGGTTAGGCAGTACATGATAATTTAATCATACATGTTAATTACTGATTTATGTTCCTACACTGAGTTTTACGGTTCAGCTCACAGATTTTGGACTTGCTATCTCTTCTGGAGTGCAacacaagaacatgaagatGTCGGGAACTTTGGGATATGTGGCACCTGAGTACATATCACATGGTACACAAGAATATTCGTTATTATAATTAACAGACAAAAGCTTATAGTCCTTGTTACACTGTTTGCTTCTTTCTTGATCTAAGTGGTTGCATTATTTGTACTAACT comes from the Arachis duranensis cultivar V14167 chromosome 7, aradu.V14167.gnm2.J7QH, whole genome shotgun sequence genome and includes:
- the LOC107459955 gene encoding probable receptor-like protein kinase At1g80640, which codes for MSLLVLFLHAALAHTSANAQPPGVKVRMVHHQNLNKRIQISLIVCSALLLGIFLLVLYVWFRRHRSLTSSSSKSQGNMEAEKGETLNPVNAKLNYSRMADKKSSVAIFDFQLLEAATNSFSNSNVMAESGSRIVYRAHLDENFHAAVKKADSDADREFENEVSWLSKIRHQNIIKLMGYCIHGESRFLVYELMENGSLETQLHGPNRGSSLTWYLRLRIAVDVARALEYLHEHSNPPVVHRDIKSSNVLLDSNFNAKLTDFGLAISSGVQHKNMKMSGTLGYVAPEYISHGKLTDKSDVYAFGVVLLELLTGKKPMENMSSDQYQSLVSWAMPQLTDRLKLPSIVDPVIKDTMDLKHLYQVAAVAVLCVQAEPSYRPLITDVLHSLIPLVHNQLKVGASLTDIEPVRSE